A section of the Elizabethkingia anophelis R26 genome encodes:
- a CDS encoding DUF4407 domain-containing protein codes for MKTLQPNIAPAEAKMNWFQHFMMLCSGANIHVLRKTPSEWNKYSGIGGVVLFTAVFATLSSGYAMYTIFDDIWAAIGFGLLWGLMIFNLDRYIVSSIKKTGTWWNQILMTIPRLILATFLGIIIAKPLELKIFEKEVNKQLNTIIQRNKSELQAKINNRIMQQSGPYDKEKAEINSKLAAYQKSYDSASVELEKEILGKQSGLTSGKVGYGSNAKRKEELKKNRLADLQNYQKQVAPRLEYLDKETSKVYTNLEQELKNAEGAENRFNGFAARLQALDELGKASAIIALASTFIMGLFICLEISPVLIKLISSVGPYDWLLDKNENDVKVYAKEKIEKANISTEYRVNELKESLYPKNTSTL; via the coding sequence ATGAAAACATTACAACCCAATATTGCACCCGCTGAAGCCAAAATGAACTGGTTTCAGCACTTTATGATGCTTTGCTCCGGGGCAAACATTCATGTTCTGAGAAAAACACCATCTGAGTGGAACAAATATTCCGGAATTGGTGGTGTTGTATTATTTACTGCCGTATTTGCAACTTTATCTTCTGGCTATGCCATGTATACTATTTTTGATGATATATGGGCTGCTATAGGCTTTGGATTGCTTTGGGGCTTAATGATCTTTAATCTGGACAGATATATTGTTTCTTCTATCAAAAAGACAGGAACATGGTGGAACCAGATACTAATGACGATACCCCGTCTTATTTTGGCAACCTTTTTAGGAATTATTATTGCAAAGCCACTGGAACTAAAGATTTTTGAAAAAGAGGTGAATAAACAGCTCAATACTATTATCCAAAGAAACAAATCTGAACTTCAGGCTAAGATCAATAACAGGATTATGCAGCAAAGTGGCCCTTATGATAAGGAGAAAGCTGAAATTAATTCTAAACTTGCTGCTTATCAAAAATCATATGATTCGGCTTCTGTGGAGCTGGAAAAAGAAATTCTGGGAAAACAATCAGGTCTGACTTCCGGAAAGGTGGGTTACGGAAGCAATGCTAAACGTAAAGAAGAACTGAAAAAAAACAGACTTGCAGATTTGCAAAATTATCAGAAACAAGTAGCTCCGCGTCTGGAGTACCTGGATAAAGAGACATCTAAAGTATATACTAATCTGGAACAGGAGCTCAAAAATGCTGAGGGTGCAGAAAATCGTTTCAACGGTTTTGCAGCTAGACTCCAGGCTCTGGATGAACTTGGAAAGGCAAGTGCCATCATCGCATTGGCATCGACCTTTATTATGGGATTATTTATATGCCTTGAGATATCACCTGTACTGATTAAACTTATTTCCTCTGTAGGTCCTTACGACTGGTTGCTGGATAAAAATGAAAATGATGTAAAAGTCTACGCTAAAGAAAAAATAGAAAAAGCAAATATCTCTACCGAATACAGAGTAAATGAACTGAAAGAAAGTCTTTATCCCAAGAACACATCTACTTTATAA
- a CDS encoding M16 family metallopeptidase, which produces MNRIVLKAVLLSATVSGTVVTYAQAQQAPKFVSNIEGVKQYTMNNGLKVLLIPDASQSNVIVNIVYNVGSKNEGYGEKGMAHLLEHMLFKSTKKLGDIKKMLSDKGGNANGTTWYDRTNYYEVFPFNEENLRWALEMEADRMINATILQSDLDKEFSVVRNEFEIGENSPEGVLQERILSTAYLWHNYGNSTIGSKEDIERVKADRLRTFYEKYYQPDNATLVVAGKFDEPKLLQYIGQYFGSIPKPTRVLDKTYTLEPAQDGERFVELKRSGDSKVFGAVYHTVPFADKDYAALDALSNILTSDPSGYLYKSLVDTHKVASIYSYQQTLRDASFMYFGINIPNDTDIKVTENLVRSELDKIPTIKYTDQDVQRAKTALLKQYDNIKNNTISYAINLTEIIGAGDYRLGFLYRDNIEKLTRADIERVAQKYFTSNNRTVGIFIPSKDEKRVNALEYSDDKLAGLTTNYKGKALEKEVAPFEASIANLKKNLTEDKTGNGMKYGFIKKEIKGEKVLASFNFRIGDEKSLKGKSQIGDAMAQLLKTGTKKYTKEQLKDKLDALKSSINFGFGGQSLSVNVNTYKNNFAEVMGILKDILTDSTFPQEELTKSIKEYNTYLESSLNDPQTLAFTEISRMNQGYPKDHIYYTPSVQEQIDFNKGVKREQIVDFYQNLIGANYGVGSVIGDLDAKTVKAVLEDTFGKWNTKTKYSYVVPSFFPSKKEDKVINTPDKENAAAVGAINFKMDRKNPDYPALLLANEMLGSGGFLSARIPMRLREKEGISYGAGSYMSVPYINDVASWGYYAFLNPTKKDAVDKAVREEIAKALKEGFTEDELKANKKSWQNSRKTGLGNDGTLMGLVNSKLLYDIPLEDYDALESKVLNISVQQANEALRKYLKTDQLTTLDVGDFSKK; this is translated from the coding sequence ATGAATAGAATTGTACTTAAAGCAGTGCTTTTATCAGCAACCGTTTCCGGAACAGTTGTTACTTATGCACAGGCACAACAAGCACCAAAATTTGTCTCAAATATTGAAGGCGTGAAGCAATACACCATGAATAACGGACTAAAAGTTCTTCTGATTCCGGATGCTTCACAAAGTAATGTTATTGTAAATATTGTTTATAACGTAGGGTCAAAGAATGAAGGTTATGGAGAGAAAGGGATGGCACACCTTCTGGAACATATGCTTTTTAAGAGTACCAAGAAATTAGGAGATATCAAGAAAATGCTTTCTGATAAAGGAGGAAACGCCAATGGAACTACCTGGTATGACCGAACCAATTATTATGAAGTATTTCCATTTAATGAAGAAAACCTACGTTGGGCATTGGAAATGGAAGCCGACAGGATGATAAATGCTACCATTTTGCAATCCGATCTGGATAAAGAATTCTCTGTAGTAAGAAATGAATTCGAGATTGGTGAAAATAGTCCGGAAGGCGTTTTGCAGGAAAGAATTCTTTCGACGGCATATTTGTGGCACAACTACGGAAATAGTACGATAGGAAGCAAAGAAGATATTGAACGGGTAAAGGCAGACAGGCTACGTACATTCTATGAGAAATATTATCAGCCGGATAATGCTACATTAGTTGTTGCGGGTAAATTTGATGAGCCCAAACTTTTACAATATATTGGACAATACTTTGGATCTATACCAAAACCAACCAGAGTTTTGGATAAAACATACACATTAGAACCTGCACAGGACGGAGAGCGATTTGTAGAGCTAAAAAGGTCTGGAGATAGTAAAGTTTTTGGAGCGGTCTATCATACAGTTCCATTTGCTGATAAAGACTATGCAGCACTAGATGCATTGTCTAATATTTTGACTTCAGACCCATCAGGATATCTTTATAAATCGCTTGTAGATACCCATAAGGTTGCTTCTATTTATTCATATCAGCAAACATTACGAGATGCCAGCTTTATGTATTTTGGGATTAATATTCCAAATGATACGGATATTAAAGTGACAGAAAATCTGGTACGCTCGGAACTGGATAAAATACCAACAATTAAATATACTGATCAGGATGTTCAAAGAGCTAAGACAGCTTTACTAAAACAATATGATAATATTAAGAATAATACAATTAGCTATGCGATAAATCTTACCGAGATTATTGGCGCCGGAGATTACAGGCTAGGCTTTTTGTACCGTGACAATATTGAAAAATTAACCAGAGCAGACATAGAAAGGGTTGCACAAAAGTATTTCACTTCTAATAACAGGACTGTAGGTATTTTTATTCCGTCTAAGGATGAGAAAAGAGTTAATGCTTTGGAATATTCTGATGATAAACTGGCGGGATTAACAACTAATTATAAAGGAAAAGCCCTTGAAAAAGAAGTCGCTCCTTTTGAAGCAAGTATAGCTAATCTAAAGAAAAATCTGACAGAAGATAAAACGGGAAACGGAATGAAGTATGGCTTTATCAAAAAAGAGATTAAAGGTGAGAAGGTATTAGCATCATTCAATTTCCGGATAGGAGATGAAAAAAGTCTGAAAGGCAAATCTCAGATTGGAGATGCAATGGCTCAGTTATTGAAAACCGGAACAAAAAAATACACCAAAGAGCAGCTTAAAGATAAACTGGATGCACTGAAATCCAGTATCAATTTTGGTTTCGGAGGGCAAAGTCTGTCAGTGAATGTTAATACATATAAGAATAATTTTGCTGAGGTAATGGGAATTTTAAAAGATATATTGACTGATTCCACATTTCCTCAGGAAGAGCTTACAAAATCAATAAAAGAGTATAATACATACCTGGAATCATCTTTAAATGATCCTCAGACTTTGGCCTTCACAGAGATTAGCAGAATGAATCAAGGCTATCCAAAGGATCATATTTATTATACACCATCTGTTCAGGAACAAATTGATTTTAATAAAGGAGTTAAACGCGAACAAATCGTTGATTTCTACCAGAATCTTATTGGAGCTAACTATGGAGTAGGCTCTGTAATTGGTGATCTGGATGCTAAAACTGTTAAAGCAGTGTTGGAAGATACATTTGGTAAGTGGAATACAAAAACCAAATACAGTTATGTTGTCCCAAGTTTCTTCCCGTCTAAAAAAGAAGATAAAGTAATTAACACTCCGGATAAAGAAAATGCAGCAGCAGTTGGTGCAATAAACTTTAAGATGGACAGAAAGAACCCTGATTATCCAGCTCTCCTTCTGGCTAATGAAATGCTGGGAAGCGGAGGATTCTTATCAGCAAGAATTCCGATGCGTCTTCGTGAAAAAGAAGGGATTAGTTATGGAGCCGGGTCATATATGAGTGTTCCTTATATCAATGATGTTGCTTCATGGGGTTATTATGCTTTCCTTAATCCGACAAAGAAAGATGCTGTAGATAAAGCTGTTCGTGAAGAAATAGCAAAAGCTTTAAAAGAAGGATTTACAGAGGACGAACTTAAAGCAAATAAGAAGAGCTGGCAGAACTCCAGAAAAACAGGATTGGGTAATGACGGAACATTGATGGGATTAGTGAACAGTAAACTTTTATATGATATTCCGTTAGAAGACTATGATGCTCTTGAAAGTAAGGTACTAAATATAAGTGTGCAACAGGCAAATGAGGCACTACGAAAATATTTGAAAACGGATCAGCTTACCACTTTGGATGTTGGGGATTTTAGTAAAAAATAA
- the trmB gene encoding tRNA (guanosine(46)-N7)-methyltransferase TrmB, giving the protein MGKNKIRRFEENKTLVNVFQPTREQALSGYEMKGKWRTNFFKNDNPIVLELGCGKGEYSVGMAKAFPDKNFIGVDIKGARFWFGAKEAVEKNLANVAFLRTQIELIDLFFEKDEVDEIWITFPDPQIKFKRAKHRMTHPDFLERYKNIVKKDGYIHLKTDSEFLHGYTLGILQALGYDVEVSHHDIYGAPEFETDAVHLREIKTYYEGLFSAKGKTITYLRFKI; this is encoded by the coding sequence TTGGGTAAAAATAAGATCAGACGTTTCGAAGAAAATAAAACTCTTGTGAATGTTTTCCAGCCTACACGTGAGCAAGCTCTTTCGGGCTATGAGATGAAAGGTAAGTGGAGAACTAATTTCTTCAAAAACGATAATCCGATTGTTTTAGAATTGGGTTGTGGAAAAGGAGAATACAGTGTAGGAATGGCAAAAGCTTTTCCGGACAAAAACTTTATCGGAGTAGACATTAAAGGTGCACGCTTTTGGTTTGGCGCTAAAGAAGCAGTAGAGAAAAACCTGGCGAATGTTGCTTTTCTCCGTACACAGATAGAATTAATCGATTTGTTTTTTGAAAAAGATGAGGTTGATGAAATCTGGATTACTTTCCCTGATCCTCAGATTAAATTTAAGCGGGCTAAACACAGAATGACGCACCCTGACTTTTTGGAGCGCTATAAAAATATTGTAAAAAAAGACGGTTATATACATCTGAAAACAGATTCTGAATTTTTACATGGTTATACTCTGGGAATACTTCAGGCTTTAGGCTATGATGTAGAAGTATCGCATCATGATATTTACGGAGCTCCTGAATTTGAAACAGATGCTGTACATCTTCGTGAAATTAAAACTTATTATGAAGGCTTATTTTCTGCCAAAGGAAAAACAATTACGTATTTAAGATTTAAAATTTGA
- a CDS encoding MazG nucleotide pyrophosphohydrolase domain-containing protein — translation MGEIKSLQHQVDEWIRTVGVRYFNELTNMAMLTEEVGEVARIIARRYGEQSEKESDKSKDLGEELADVLFVTLCLANQTGTDLQEAFNKKMKSNMERDKERHQNNVKLQSTVPFCEMMDGETVKIGGSKSITNRLLILEKIFGNISLENVSDSQDSSLLIKALNDESDIVDIHHAGTSMRFLTSYFATKPDKEVVLTGSERMKQRPIKPLVEALKQLDAEIEYLGEEGYPPLKIKGKKIEKNQVSIPANISSQFITSLLLVGASLENGLNVSLEGKITSLPYLLMTIEILKKVGINASIEENIIRIKPISGELKPIRYVVESDWSSASYFYSLVAIGRKKINLKSLNIKSLQADSRSAEIYKNFFGVETVEVSENEISLQPIEGFQFPKEMQLDMNNCPDIAQTVCVTAAALNVPFYITGLETLKVKETDRLTAMQNELRKIGLNTAITNETIRSLENITPAETITISTYNDHRMAMAFAPYALCRTLEIEDPNVVEKSYPEFWKDFYKVVKRK, via the coding sequence ATGGGAGAAATTAAAAGCCTTCAGCATCAGGTTGACGAATGGATCAGAACAGTAGGAGTGCGTTACTTCAACGAGCTGACTAATATGGCAATGCTGACAGAAGAAGTGGGGGAAGTTGCCAGAATTATTGCCAGAAGATATGGAGAACAGTCAGAAAAAGAATCGGATAAGAGTAAAGATCTCGGTGAGGAACTTGCAGATGTTCTTTTTGTTACTTTGTGCCTGGCAAATCAGACGGGAACGGACCTACAGGAAGCTTTTAATAAAAAAATGAAATCTAATATGGAGAGAGATAAAGAAAGACATCAGAATAATGTGAAACTACAATCAACTGTTCCTTTCTGTGAAATGATGGACGGAGAGACTGTAAAAATCGGAGGGTCAAAAAGTATAACAAACAGATTATTGATTTTAGAGAAGATATTTGGAAATATATCCTTAGAAAATGTTTCCGATTCACAGGATTCTTCACTTCTTATAAAAGCGCTGAATGATGAGAGCGATATCGTAGATATACATCATGCAGGGACATCTATGCGTTTCCTTACTTCTTACTTTGCGACAAAGCCAGATAAAGAAGTTGTTTTAACAGGATCTGAGAGAATGAAGCAGCGTCCTATAAAGCCATTGGTGGAAGCATTGAAACAACTGGATGCAGAGATTGAATATCTTGGAGAAGAAGGATATCCGCCATTGAAAATTAAAGGGAAAAAGATTGAAAAGAATCAGGTGAGTATTCCGGCGAATATCAGTAGTCAGTTTATCACCTCACTTTTATTGGTAGGAGCTAGTCTGGAAAACGGACTGAATGTAAGTCTTGAAGGTAAAATTACATCACTCCCATACCTATTAATGACAATTGAAATCCTAAAAAAAGTAGGCATTAATGCATCTATAGAAGAGAATATTATTAGAATAAAGCCAATATCCGGAGAACTGAAGCCAATTCGTTATGTTGTAGAAAGTGATTGGTCTTCTGCATCTTACTTTTATTCTTTAGTAGCAATTGGCAGAAAAAAGATTAATCTGAAAAGTCTGAATATAAAATCTTTGCAGGCAGATTCCCGTTCTGCTGAGATTTATAAAAACTTCTTTGGTGTTGAGACTGTTGAGGTCTCAGAAAATGAAATTTCGCTTCAGCCGATAGAAGGCTTTCAGTTTCCTAAAGAAATGCAGCTGGATATGAATAACTGTCCGGATATTGCACAGACAGTTTGTGTAACAGCAGCTGCTTTAAATGTGCCTTTCTATATTACAGGACTGGAAACACTAAAGGTTAAAGAAACGGACAGGTTGACAGCTATGCAGAACGAACTAAGAAAGATTGGTCTGAATACAGCGATTACCAATGAAACTATAAGATCTCTGGAGAATATTACTCCGGCAGAGACCATTACAATTTCCACTTATAATGACCACAGAATGGCAATGGCTTTTGCTCCATATGCTTTATGTCGTACATTGGAAATAGAAGATCCTAACGTCGTAGAAAAGTCCTACCCGGAGTTTTGGAAAGATTTTTATAAAGTGGTAAAAAGAAAATAA
- a CDS encoding DUF3060 domain-containing protein, with the protein MKKLLILFWCMVFVSTSITINAQIFGGNSNTSGGISETDGNIHVEGVGHQKKFSSDGGVLHIEGANNTITVKGFLSKVIIEGAGNTVYVDKVSSVKIEGAGTKVYYKTSPTKTGRPATNIFGAGSSVIKQ; encoded by the coding sequence ATGAAAAAACTACTTATTTTATTTTGGTGCATGGTGTTTGTCAGTACTTCCATTACAATTAATGCACAGATTTTCGGAGGAAATAGTAATACATCCGGTGGCATAAGTGAAACTGATGGCAATATCCATGTAGAAGGAGTGGGACATCAGAAAAAATTTAGTTCAGATGGTGGTGTACTGCATATAGAAGGAGCAAATAATACAATTACTGTAAAAGGATTCTTGTCTAAAGTAATTATTGAGGGAGCAGGTAATACAGTTTATGTAGATAAAGTGAGCAGCGTGAAAATTGAAGGAGCGGGTACCAAAGTGTACTACAAAACTTCACCTACTAAAACCGGGCGACCGGCAACAAATATTTTCGGCGCAGGAAGCAGTGTTATAAAGCAATGA
- a CDS encoding DUF6759 domain-containing protein — MRRILPLIIGTVLLWSCASNNPSLAHIFETKDINELSTFIKKNPKHKDIVFLKQKLLSLQIAANPKKAADIPKPVIKTIEEQEAEEFAKLMAQDKSRHNAKTVNVLNQMFNNDISDTNAILLVANNSDCNMILRIQGDKYYNLAVPAKGQNTLVLRQGTYKLTGSLCGATYTSTKVIQKNLSLALGTARK, encoded by the coding sequence ATGAGAAGAATTTTACCATTGATTATTGGGACTGTTTTGCTATGGAGTTGTGCTTCTAATAATCCTTCACTTGCACACATATTTGAGACTAAGGATATTAATGAGCTTTCAACTTTTATTAAAAAAAATCCTAAGCACAAAGATATTGTCTTTTTGAAGCAGAAGTTATTGTCTTTACAAATCGCAGCCAATCCTAAAAAAGCAGCAGATATCCCTAAACCTGTTATTAAAACTATTGAAGAACAAGAGGCTGAAGAATTTGCAAAACTAATGGCTCAGGATAAATCCAGGCATAATGCTAAAACGGTGAATGTACTCAATCAGATGTTTAATAATGATATCAGTGACACCAATGCAATTTTGCTTGTGGCGAATAATTCGGACTGTAATATGATTCTAAGAATCCAAGGTGATAAGTATTATAATCTGGCAGTCCCTGCAAAGGGTCAAAATACTTTGGTATTACGACAAGGGACTTATAAACTTACAGGTTCCCTATGCGGGGCAACTTATACCTCCACCAAGGTTATTCAAAAGAATCTTTCGCTGGCTTTAGGCACAGCCAGAAAGTAA
- a CDS encoding SDR family oxidoreductase — protein sequence MVIIITGASKGIGFTLAETLAKKGHVVYGFSRQIADSVHFKGFSVDVTDKEQINQAVSSVIEKEGRIDVLINNAGMGMVGAVEDTTKEDIHKLFDLNLAGPIQMISAVMPYMREKRFGRIINVSSIGSEMGLPFRGFYSASKSALDKATEALRYEIKNWNVQATSLHLGDIKTNIAESRIKTQVSEAYTSVFNKIYALMNAHVDEGTEPSEVANYVVNLLDKKSWKAHYYFGKFGQKIGVPLKWILPQNFYENLMRKYSKMD from the coding sequence ATGGTTATTATTATTACCGGAGCCTCTAAAGGAATAGGCTTTACACTGGCTGAAACACTTGCAAAAAAAGGACATGTCGTTTACGGGTTTAGCCGACAGATTGCAGATAGCGTCCATTTTAAAGGATTTTCTGTTGATGTTACAGATAAAGAACAAATTAATCAGGCAGTTTCTTCTGTTATTGAAAAAGAAGGAAGAATTGATGTATTGATTAATAATGCCGGAATGGGAATGGTAGGCGCAGTAGAAGATACGACTAAAGAAGATATTCATAAACTGTTTGATCTTAATCTGGCAGGACCAATACAAATGATTTCTGCTGTGATGCCTTATATGCGGGAAAAACGTTTTGGAAGAATTATCAATGTTTCCAGTATTGGTAGCGAGATGGGATTGCCTTTCAGAGGATTCTATTCAGCTTCCAAATCTGCCCTGGACAAAGCCACAGAAGCATTACGTTATGAAATTAAAAACTGGAATGTTCAGGCTACGTCACTGCATTTAGGAGATATAAAAACCAATATTGCTGAAAGCCGAATTAAAACACAAGTTTCAGAAGCTTATACATCGGTATTCAATAAAATATATGCATTAATGAATGCTCACGTAGATGAAGGAACAGAGCCTTCTGAAGTTGCAAATTATGTAGTGAATTTATTAGATAAAAAAAGCTGGAAAGCACATTACTATTTCGGGAAATTTGGACAAAAGATAGGAGTGCCTTTGAAATGGATACTGCCACAGAATTTTTATGAAAATCTGATGCGTAAGTATTCCAAAATGGATTAA
- the ruvC gene encoding crossover junction endodeoxyribonuclease RuvC, whose product MQHEKIILGIDPGTSVMGFGIISVKGQKMELISIHELILKKLETHEIKLKKIFDRTLALIDEYHPDEVALEAPFFGKNVQSMLKLGRAQGVAMAASLARDIPITEYSPKKIKMAITGNGNASKEQVAGMLKNLLQLKEFPTKYLDASDGLAVAVCHHFNMGKDISEKSYSGWDSFIKQNPGRIK is encoded by the coding sequence ATGCAACACGAAAAAATCATATTAGGTATTGATCCCGGAACATCTGTTATGGGGTTTGGTATTATTTCGGTAAAGGGACAGAAAATGGAATTAATTTCTATACACGAATTAATTCTGAAAAAACTAGAGACTCATGAAATAAAACTAAAGAAGATCTTTGACCGTACCTTAGCATTAATTGATGAATACCATCCGGATGAAGTTGCATTGGAAGCTCCTTTTTTCGGAAAAAATGTACAGTCGATGCTGAAATTAGGCCGTGCTCAGGGCGTAGCCATGGCTGCCAGCCTTGCAAGAGACATCCCTATTACTGAGTACTCTCCTAAAAAAATAAAGATGGCTATTACCGGAAATGGTAATGCCAGTAAGGAACAAGTAGCCGGAATGCTGAAAAACCTGCTACAGCTAAAAGAATTCCCCACCAAATACCTGGATGCATCAGATGGGCTTGCCGTTGCTGTATGTCATCATTTTAATATGGGAAAAGACATTTCTGAAAAATCTTATTCCGGATGGGACAGCTTTATTAAGCAGAATCCTGGCAGGATTAAATAA
- a CDS encoding DUF2339 domain-containing protein, translating into MEIFLLLIILVFVIISLNKSAANSKATQEAIGKLKDEINSLNLKIDTQTLKAEEPQPEIVPVVTEEPQPAIREEIKAEEEKQIIEENPVVEEAPVQAAMSAAVSQELQPETIPLQENAEIPVTEKIVLPPKKSWLQTFKEKNPDIEKFIGENLINKIGILILVLGISFFVKYAIDKNWINEPARVGIGILCGALIMGVAHRLKKNYKAFSSVFVAGAISIFYFTIGIAFHDYHLFNQATAFIIMVIITIFSAFVSVSYDRKELAVLSLIGGFAVPFMVSTGEGSYKVLFTYIAILNIGMLIIAYFKKWSLVTLLAFIFSCVLFSFWFGEKVIDGGLPYRGALFFATLFYLIFSIATVVNNLRNKGTFSKLEYFIIIVNTFFYFGIGISIIHKWGIDFKGLFTVALALYNLAYAILLYKKFGLDKNAIYLLLGLALTFVTLAIPIQFNGNYITLFWSAEAVLLFWLFQKSRIAAFKLGAIVVQTLMLFSLMMDWDFYYVKSTAILKPAFNPIFITGLVSLVSLILTYLLLRKEKEEVDIFTVKFNPALYRQGVSIAAVIVGYFIGLFEISYQANMGIANYYSAQSYSVLYHFLFSTGVIYFTLKRKNIAVNNLAIILSCINILLYIVVFHQLVTDEMKENYYSDLSGKSAFFIHYILLTCLAYFGYTIIRLRNNNSFSIIINHKFALWVFAFCIVFIMSNEVMVHGLIFSGELVSQTELAKRFPVTKEQLYKYDRLIFIDEKLSFVKLQIIKIGYPILWGALSFVFLIIGIKKQNKQLRIIALALLGITIIKLFFYDIKNVSETGKIIAFILLGVLILIISFVYQKIKKLVIDESSKPNDKENN; encoded by the coding sequence ATGGAAATATTTTTATTGTTAATAATTCTTGTTTTTGTAATTATTTCACTTAATAAATCAGCTGCTAATTCCAAGGCAACCCAAGAGGCAATTGGCAAGCTAAAAGATGAAATTAATTCATTAAACCTTAAAATTGATACACAGACTTTAAAAGCTGAAGAACCTCAGCCGGAGATCGTACCTGTTGTTACAGAAGAGCCACAACCTGCTATAAGGGAAGAAATAAAAGCCGAAGAAGAAAAGCAAATTATTGAGGAAAACCCTGTTGTTGAAGAAGCACCTGTACAGGCAGCGATGTCTGCGGCAGTATCTCAGGAACTTCAGCCTGAGACAATACCATTACAAGAAAATGCAGAGATTCCGGTAACAGAAAAAATTGTTTTACCTCCTAAAAAGAGCTGGCTGCAAACATTCAAAGAAAAAAATCCGGATATTGAAAAATTCATCGGAGAGAATCTTATTAATAAAATAGGTATTCTTATTCTGGTACTGGGAATTAGCTTCTTTGTAAAATATGCCATTGACAAAAACTGGATTAATGAACCTGCGCGTGTTGGTATTGGTATTTTGTGTGGAGCTCTTATTATGGGAGTAGCACACCGGTTAAAGAAAAATTACAAAGCCTTTAGCTCTGTATTTGTGGCTGGAGCCATTAGTATTTTCTATTTCACTATTGGCATTGCGTTCCACGATTATCATTTATTTAATCAGGCAACAGCATTTATTATTATGGTAATCATTACCATATTTAGTGCCTTTGTTTCAGTATCTTACGACCGCAAGGAATTAGCTGTTTTATCTCTTATTGGAGGTTTTGCGGTACCATTTATGGTGAGTACCGGCGAGGGAAGCTATAAAGTGCTCTTTACTTACATTGCCATTCTTAATATCGGAATGCTGATTATTGCCTATTTCAAAAAATGGAGTCTGGTCACCTTACTGGCCTTTATTTTCTCCTGTGTTCTTTTCTCATTCTGGTTTGGTGAAAAGGTAATCGATGGCGGACTTCCTTATCGGGGAGCTCTTTTCTTTGCTACTCTTTTCTATCTTATTTTCAGTATTGCAACTGTTGTTAATAATCTGCGGAATAAAGGAACATTTTCCAAACTGGAATATTTCATCATCATTGTAAATACCTTTTTCTATTTCGGGATAGGTATCAGTATTATTCATAAATGGGGAATAGACTTCAAGGGATTGTTTACCGTTGCACTGGCATTATACAATCTTGCTTACGCTATACTATTGTATAAAAAATTCGGACTTGACAAAAATGCAATATACCTTCTGCTTGGTTTAGCGCTTACTTTTGTAACTCTTGCTATTCCTATTCAGTTTAATGGTAATTACATTACATTATTCTGGTCTGCTGAAGCCGTATTATTATTCTGGCTATTCCAAAAGTCGAGAATTGCAGCTTTCAAATTAGGTGCTATTGTTGTCCAGACTTTAATGCTTTTCAGCCTTATGATGGACTGGGACTTCTATTATGTAAAAAGTACTGCAATACTGAAACCAGCTTTCAACCCCATATTCATAACAGGATTAGTTTCTTTAGTTTCACTTATACTGACCTATCTTCTGTTGAGAAAAGAAAAAGAGGAGGTTGATATTTTTACAGTCAAATTCAACCCTGCATTATACAGGCAGGGAGTATCTATAGCTGCCGTTATTGTAGGTTATTTCATAGGCTTATTCGAAATTTCTTATCAGGCGAATATGGGCATTGCCAATTATTATTCTGCCCAATCTTACTCTGTTTTATATCATTTTTTATTTAGTACAGGTGTTATATACTTTACATTAAAGCGCAAAAACATAGCAGTAAATAACCTTGCAATTATTTTATCCTGTATCAATATCCTCTTGTATATTGTAGTTTTCCATCAGTTGGTTACAGATGAAATGAAAGAAAATTATTACTCAGATTTATCGGGTAAATCAGCCTTTTTCATTCACTATATACTACTAACATGTCTGGCTTATTTTGGATACACCATTATAAGATTGAGAAATAACAATAGTTTCTCAATAATTATCAATCATAAGTTTGCTTTATGGGTTTTTGCTTTCTGTATTGTCTTTATTATGAGCAACGAAGTGATGGTTCACGGATTGATATTCTCCGGAGAACTTGTATCTCAGACAGAGCTTGCGAAAAGATTTCCTGTAACAAAAGAGCAACTATACAAATATGACAGACTGATTTTTATTGATGAGAAATTAAGTTTTGTCAAACTACAGATCATTAAAATAGGTTATCCAATTCTTTGGGGAGCATTATCTTTTGTTTTCCTGATTATCGGGATAAAAAAGCAGAACAAACAACTGCGTATCATAGCACTTGCTTTATTGGGGATTACAATTATCAAGCTCTTCTTCTAT